A part of Methanomassiliicoccales archaeon genomic DNA contains:
- a CDS encoding recombinase family protein, which translates to MTRAAIYIRVSTEEQAKEGFSLDAQKERLIAYCEAQGWEVSGIYCDDGHSGRNTRRPEYQKMLEERDKWDVILVMKMDRIHRNSKNFMIMMETLEKWGKKFASMQESFDTSNAIGRFVVDIIQRIAQLESEQIGERTYMGMAQKAESGTGILGFYPPFGYKYENGQLLVVDEEAGIVLDIFQSYLRGERMKDIAWRLNKNEISTRRGKKWTVWSISRILKNPIYAGFLRWDGRLMKGTHVAIVPISIYNAVQETITSRARNRMKRKNTCVIF; encoded by the coding sequence TTGACTAGAGCTGCGATTTATATCAGAGTTTCTACTGAAGAACAGGCAAAAGAAGGATTTTCGCTTGATGCCCAAAAGGAAAGACTGATTGCCTACTGTGAAGCACAGGGATGGGAAGTCTCAGGCATCTACTGTGATGATGGACACAGTGGCAGAAATACTAGACGTCCGGAATACCAGAAAATGCTCGAAGAAAGAGACAAATGGGACGTTATTCTGGTCATGAAAATGGACAGAATACACAGAAATAGCAAGAATTTCATGATAATGATGGAGACGCTCGAAAAATGGGGTAAGAAATTTGCAAGCATGCAGGAATCCTTCGATACCTCAAATGCGATTGGTAGATTTGTTGTAGATATTATACAGAGAATTGCACAGCTGGAGAGCGAACAAATCGGCGAAAGAACATATATGGGAATGGCTCAAAAGGCAGAATCAGGAACGGGAATATTGGGATTCTATCCTCCTTTTGGCTATAAGTATGAAAATGGGCAGCTATTGGTTGTTGATGAAGAAGCTGGAATAGTGCTTGATATCTTTCAAAGCTATCTTCGTGGTGAAAGAATGAAGGATATCGCATGGAGGCTAAACAAAAACGAAATTTCTACCCGACGGGGGAAAAAATGGACGGTCTGGTCAATTAGCAGAATTCTGAAAAACCCGATATACGCTGGCTTCTTGAGATGGGACGGACGCCTCATGAAAGGCACTCATGTCGCGATTGTCCCGATCAGCATTTATAATGCCGTTCAGGAAACTATTACATCTCGAGCACGGAATCGCATGAAAAGAAAGAACACATGCGTTATTTTTTGA
- a CDS encoding recombinase family protein, with protein MPAQLKRLHSYCKARGWVVVGEYIDSGYSGRDTRRPAYQKMMQEKDNWDVVVVLKMDRIHRNSKNFTAMMEDLNRWGKEFNSMQESFDTTSAIGRFVMDIIQRIAQLESEQIGERVKVGMLQKARNGKGYLGSGEPYGYRYQNGGLIAIETELEIIKKIYHWYKIGFSLEDIANKLNELNIPSKKGRNWKKGTVWKILSNPLYCGYIKWDKLMIKAHHEPVISIDEFNFIQELRKSRQRCSGTINSFNNSLNQGGNCD; from the coding sequence ATTCCCGCTCAACTTAAGAGACTTCATTCCTACTGCAAGGCTCGTGGATGGGTCGTTGTTGGCGAGTATATCGACAGCGGCTATAGCGGTCGTGACACAAGACGTCCAGCCTATCAAAAAATGATGCAGGAAAAGGATAATTGGGACGTCGTTGTAGTTTTGAAAATGGACAGAATTCATCGGAACAGCAAGAATTTTACTGCAATGATGGAAGATCTGAATAGATGGGGAAAAGAATTCAATTCAATGCAGGAATCTTTCGACACGACGAGCGCTATAGGGCGCTTTGTAATGGATATTATTCAAAGAATAGCTCAGCTTGAAAGCGAACAAATCGGTGAGCGGGTTAAGGTAGGAATGTTACAAAAAGCAAGAAATGGAAAAGGCTATCTGGGTTCTGGAGAACCGTATGGATATAGGTACCAAAATGGTGGGCTCATTGCGATTGAGACGGAACTTGAGATCATAAAAAAGATTTACCATTGGTACAAGATCGGTTTCAGCCTTGAGGACATCGCCAACAAATTGAATGAATTGAATATTCCTTCTAAAAAAGGGCGCAATTGGAAAAAAGGAACTGTTTGGAAAATCCTTTCAAATCCGCTATACTGTGGTTACATCAAGTGGGATAAGCTGATGATTAAGGCCCATCACGAACCCGTGATATCGATTGATGAGTTTAATTTCATCCAGGAATTACGAAAGAGTCGGCAAAGGTGCTCAGGTACTATAAATTCCTTTAATAATAGTCTGAATCAGGGTGGGAACTGCGATTGA